The genomic DNA GAGAATCTTGAAGCCGAAGGGCAGGTCAAGCACGCCGTTGGTGAAGATGCCCATGTCGAGATAGCCCGAACCGAAGGCGAGGCCCATCGCCCCGTCGGCGAGGTAGAGCGCGCCGAAGAGCAGCAGGAAGATCTTGCTCGCCCGGTGCGAGGTGAGCGCAGCGCCAAGCGCCCAGAGGGCGGAGACGAGGTGCAGGGCGTCATCGAAGATGTCGAGTTCGAAGATGCCGAAGGCCAGCCCCTCACTGTCGGTGATGCCGGGCACGTAGTTGAGCGCAGCGGCCCCGAGCAGGGCGAAGAAGTAACCGAAGGCGATGATGCGGAGTGTGGTCATAGGAGCCCCAGATAACTGTCCCAAAGGTTGTTGCGGAGCAGCAGCCCCGGGTCGATCTCGCGTTTGCGCGCGGCAAACTCCTGCGCGCGCGGGTAGGCCACCATGAGTTGGTCGAGCGTGGCGTGCGGGCGGTAGGGCAAGTAATAGGCCCCGCCGATGGCGTTGATACCGCCAATCAGGGCGCGGGTCATCCGGGCCATGTCGGCCTCGCCGCGCGCGGTCATTTCCTGGCTGAAGGACATGACGGCGGCGATGCGCGGCACCCGGGCGTAGGAGAGCCAGCTTGTGCTGTCGGTATCCACGAAGCGCAGGGTGACATTGAGAAACTCCTGATAACTGGCCGGGATCACCTCGCGGCAGACCTGGAGAAAGTCGGAGAAGCGGTCGAAGGGCACGAAATACTCGTGGAGGATATCGGTGCGGCGCTCGTCGCGGTCATCCAGCGTCACGACCGGCTCGTTCATCAGCGCGTTGCGATTGGCGGCCCCGGCGAGCATCGGCGCGGCGCGGGATTCCGTCCACCAGCGCCAGCGCTTCATCCGCTCGTTGCCAAGCTGCCAGCGGTAGAGACGCGCGGCGGCCTTGGAGGTGAACCCAGAGGCGTATTCGGCAGGCGGAATCTCGTCACTTTCAGGGTCTTCGCTGTAGGTGATCAGCAGCGCCTCTTCCATGAAGCGGGCACGGCCCACGTTGAGGCGGCCATAGCCCATGGGGATTTGCGGGTTATCCACGGCGGCGCGGAAGGCGGGGGCGAAGGCCTCGACCTCCATCCGCGTGAAGCTAGGGATGAGGCGCTGGTTTGGCACCATGTCCACCACCATCTCGGTGATCAGACCCACAAGGCCATAGCCACCCATTGCCATGGCGAAAAGCTCGGCGTTCTCCGTGCGGCTGGCGGTGACAAGCTCGCCATCGGGCAGCACCATCTGCACCTCGCGCACGGTGGCGCCCATCGGGCCATAAGGCACCGGCCAGCCGTGGGCATTGACCGAGAAGGTGGCAGCGAGCCCGAAATCGGAGTTGGATTGCATGACGGCGGGGCCAAAACCCTGCGGATCAAGCGCGGCGATCACCTCGTACCAGCGGGCACCTGCGTGGGCACGGTAGGTGCTTGCGGCGGTGTCAAGCTCCACGAAGGGGTTGCGATAGCTGATCGCCGTGCCCTCGCGAGGGATTGCCTGCCCA from Oceanicola sp. D3 includes the following:
- a CDS encoding FAD-binding protein, coding for MGKLGRRAVVFGAGAAAGVAGAKWLKSDVPVLAGTRSLAPEGRVNTMNDASGLSETPVAKHVILTDDPGEALVAKLRAELKEAQAEGRPVNLGAARHSMGGQAIPREGTAISYRNPFVELDTAASTYRAHAGARWYEVIAALDPQGFGPAVMQSNSDFGLAATFSVNAHGWPVPYGPMGATVREVQMVLPDGELVTASRTENAELFAMAMGGYGLVGLITEMVVDMVPNQRLIPSFTRMEVEAFAPAFRAAVDNPQIPMGYGRLNVGRARFMEEALLITYSEDPESDEIPPAEYASGFTSKAAARLYRWQLGNERMKRWRWWTESRAAPMLAGAANRNALMNEPVVTLDDRDERRTDILHEYFVPFDRFSDFLQVCREVIPASYQEFLNVTLRFVDTDSTSWLSYARVPRIAAVMSFSQEMTARGEADMARMTRALIGGINAIGGAYYLPYRPHATLDQLMVAYPRAQEFAARKREIDPGLLLRNNLWDSYLGLL